The nucleotide window TCAATGCCATCGTCCTGCTGCAGAACAAAAGGCATGCGGTGAGGGGGGGCAcgcagcggggggggggcacccacAACACCCCCAGTGCCCCAGCAGGAGCTTGCACCCAGACATGACCTGCGGGCTGGGCTCCAGCGCGATGCCCCAGTCGATCTCGTCCTGCGCTCCCCCGCCGGCAGCAGCACCGTCGGTCGCCCCACTCGGCTCCAGCGTGAAGTCCCCCCAGTCGATCTGCAGTGAGAAGGGCAACGAccgcccctgagcctcccccgTTCCTTCTGGAGGacgctgccccacagcccccaccGGCCCCTGGCCCCGCCGCTGCGCCCTGGCAGCCGGACCAGGCgctgcaggaaggcagcggGAACGCAGGGGAGAGGCAGACCTCTGCTGGGAGACGCCGGCCTCCCCGGCccgctgcagcacagccccaggcccCGCCGGGCCGGCACGTACCTCATCCTCCTTCGGCTGCTCCGGCACCTCCTGCACCTCCGGCCGCTCCACCCGCACGGGCTCGAGCCCCGTCCTCCACTCGTAGACGGTGGTGTTGCCTCTCCTCCCCACGTGCCGCAGCAGGGGCAGCACTGGCTCTGCCGAGCTGGTGGGCACCAGGGGGACTTCGGTGTCgggtgcagggcagggagtCCCCGATGGCCCCCGGCCCAGCAGGGTCCCCCTGGGAGATGCTCCCGGGTGTCCTGCCCCCGCGCCCACCTCTCGCACACGAACTCCACGCAGGCCTCGTACAGCTCAATGGCCTCAGAGAGCGCGCCGGCTCCCGCCCCGATCTCGGAGAGCAGCGAGGGCAGCTCCTTCAccagggccagcagctcctggcgCACGTTGTCCCCCTGGGGACGGAGCAGGGGCGTGTCGGGGTGGGGAAGCGAAACCCCAACGCCCCCGGACAGCTTCGCCCCCTGCTcccagagctgggcaggggcagaggcgtcaccctccacccccagctcccgccacgggcagcagggtgctgtgggGACACCCCTGGGACACCCCCAACAGGGCCGGGGACTCACGGCGATGCCGTACTGCTTGCAGGAGGCGTAGAAGCGCTCCCGCAGCTCGGCGGCCGCCAGCTGACACTCCTCCTCACGCCGCGCGAAGTCCTGCTGGGCCTGCTGGCAGCGGCTGATCTGCTTCCGCAGCGCAGGGGCCTCGTAGCTGATGCTGCGCACCAGGAGGCTGGCGAGCTCggctgcggggcggcggcggggccctgAGCTGCCACTCGGGGCCCTGCCGGCCCCCGGGCACCCGGAGCCGGCTGCGTGCGGCCCGTGGCAGCCTCCCCCCgcgtgccccctccccaccgcagcccccagccctacCCAGGTAGGTGTTCTCCTTCTCGTACAGCGCCACGATCTCCTGCCAGTcctggaggggaggcaggggaaggggggggtcAGTGAGCGCGGGGCTGCTGccgccccgggcccggccccggtccCCGCTCACCTTCATGCGCTGGGACGAGTAGCGCCCAAAGAGGTTCCTGGTGGAGGCCTCGGTGCCCCTGAGGATCTCCACGATGCGCAGGCAGTGGAAGTAGtgcagggctgcggggggagACGCCGTTACCGGGCCGTCCCCGCGGCCACGCGCCGGGACCGGGACCAGGaccgagggggggggggagccggcCCCCGCCCTGCTCGCGTGCGCTCACCGGTGCCCGCCAGCAGCTGCCGGATCTCCGGGTGCTCGGGCATGTCCCGCAGCGCCGCCTCCATCCTCTGCCGCACGGCCCGAGCCTGCGCCTGCCAGCGCCGCCCGCAGTGCCGCCGGTCCAGCAGCCAGTCTGCGGGACAgcgcggggctgcggcggggcggCACCGGGGGACCGAGGCCGGTGACGGCCCCGTGACGGCCCCGGtaccggccccggccccagccccggccccgccgtaCCCAGCAGCTTGCTGGTCTGGATGTCGATGGGCACGTCCCGGTAGTCCTGCGGAGAGGCCTGCGGGCGGCGGGAGGGGGCATCGGGACccggggaccgggaccgggaccgggaccgggaccgggaccgggacccgacccctcctccctccctccctccgtccccgtccccgtccccgtccccgtccccacctgcatcgcgcccgccgccgccgccgccgccgccgccgccgcttccgCTTCGCCCCGTCCGCCCCGCCCCCGTCCCAACCAATCCCCGCTCGGCTCCCGCCGCGCAGCCAATCGAGACGCGCCCGGCCCGGCGAGCTCCGCCCCGCCGCCAATCGGGAGGAGGCGGCTCGGGGGCGGGGCGAAACAAGCGCCACGCGCCGCTGTTCTGAttggcagggaggagggggcgCCCGACCAATGGGAGCGGGGCGCCGCCGGGAGGGGCACTCGGGGCGGAGCGGAGCGCGCACGCGCAGTGGCGCACGGGCGGCAGGGAACGGGCGCAGGGCGGCCCCGGTCAGCCCCCGCCCCTCCCGGAcaggccccgcccctcccggACAGGCCCCGCCACCGCCCCAAcaggccccgcccctcccggacaggccccgcccctcccggcCATGCCCCGCGCCCCCCGAGCCGTGCTCCCGCCGCACGACGCCCCCCTCCCGTtcccccccggagcccccccgcAGCACAGCGGGTACCGGGGGGGTCGCCCcgggccctgcccggcccccgcCCGGCGCCCCCtgccgccccgcgcccccgcaGCCCGCCTCGGACACGGCCGGCACCGGGGGACGAACCCCGTCGGGGACCCGCCCGGGGAGCCCggaccggggccggggctcggggctcggggctgccgccggcggggcccggccgccgctACCCGTCATGAATATTCAGCGgagcgcggcccggccccgccgcctgcccGGGCGGGAGGGGTTTGGGCGCGGGTTCACCTTGACTCGCGGCGGGGCAGCGGCAGGTGCGGGCCCTGCCCGGTGTGCCCGGTGTGCCCGGTGTGCCCggcccgcggcggggcgggaggcGCAGGTACGGGCAGCGAGGCTCtcgggggggcgcggggcgccGCCAGCCACCGGCGGTGCCACCGGGCACGGCGCGGCCCCGAGGCGGGAGGCCCCGGACCACCGGGGGTTTTGGCCACGTCCCGGGGCCGGGCGACGCGGTGGCCTCGAACACCGGCACCAAAACCGCCGCCGGGGGCACGGGGCCAGCGCTCTGCGGCTGGCGGAGCCGGGCGGGGGCTGTGGGATGGGGGCCGGTGCGCGGGGCCAGCGGTGGCACCGGCGGGCACGGGGCCGCTTCGTCCCCACGCCCAGGACGGGCCCGGGGGACCCCCGGCACGGGGAAGCCCCGTGGCTGTCCCGCTGCCCCCTGCAGCACCGGGGCCGGGACGCGAAGCCCCGGCCCCCGGCGGCTCCCGGCTGCTTCCCGGTTCCTGTTTGCTCCCGCGGCCGCTGCCGGCCCTGCTGCGGGGGGCAGCCCGGGGACAAGGCGGAGCCCGGCGCGGCGGTGCCGGCCCCTTCCCGGCCGTAACCCCCGCGTCCCCCCCCAGGCGCCCCGCGGCGATGGCCGAGAGCCACAGCTGGTGGAAGCTGACCTTCCTGCGGAAGCGCAAGTCCATGCCCCAGGTGCTGTACGACAGCCCCGACGTCCACGCCGGCGACGGCCCCGAGGGCAGCGGCGAGGGGGGGACGCCCGAGTTCGCCGCCCGCCTGGAGAAGATCGTGGACAAGAGCAGCAAGGGCAAGCACGTGAAGGTCTCCAACTCCGGCCGCTtcaaggagaagaagaaggtgCGGGCGACGCTGGCCGACAACCCCGGCCTCTGCACGGGCAGCGAGCGGGAGGAGAAATGAGGCCGGGAGGGGGCACGGTCCCTGTGGGTCGCGGCCCTCCcacccccccgcagccccctgtCCCGCTCGGCTCGGTGCCGGTGACACGAcggagcggggggggggctcgctGCGGGGCCGGCCGCACCCCCCCACGGCACCTTGGAAGGAGAAGGGACTCGGGCTGGACTTCATTTGAGCAGAAAGCAGCCATCCTGGTCGAGCTGCAGGAGCCCCTGCCCACGGCGCTGCCCCGAGCGCGGtgccgcggccccggcccct belongs to Oxyura jamaicensis isolate SHBP4307 breed ruddy duck unplaced genomic scaffold, BPBGC_Ojam_1.0 oxyUn_random_OJ72981, whole genome shotgun sequence and includes:
- the CDK5RAP3 gene encoding CDK5 regulatory subunit-associated protein 3 isoform X2; the protein is MQASPQDYRDVPIDIQTSKLLDWLLDRRHCGRRWQAQARAVRQRMEAALRDMPEHPEIRQLLAGTALHYFHCLRIVEILRGTEASTRNLFGRYSSQRMKDWQEIVALYEKENTYLAELASLLVRSISYEAPALRKQISRCQQAQQDFARREEECQLAAAELRERFYASCKQYGIAGDNVRQELLALVKELPSLLSEIGAGAGALSEAIELYEACVEFVCESSAEPVLPLLRHVGRRGNTTVYEWRTGLEPVRVERPEVQEVPEQPKEDEIDWGDFTLEPSGATDGAAAGGGAQDEIDWGIALEPSPQDDGIDWGDGESDGAQILVLEAGTNVPEGVACGSDALTLLEHAETRNQFIDELMELELFLAQRLVEMEEEADFLAASQFQLAPAALQGQTSARVGSLLASTRALLGQLGTRRMQHLFTILASPRYVDRVSELLQQKLRQAELLLAKREALSQKRQEALAEQGALEPKLDRLLERTGELQRLIEADISKRYGGRPVNLMGISL
- the CDK5RAP3 gene encoding CDK5 regulatory subunit-associated protein 3 isoform X1; protein product: MQASPQDYRDVPIDIQTSKLLDWLLDRRHCGRRWQAQARAVRQRMEAALRDMPEHPEIRQLLAGTALHYFHCLRIVEILRGTEASTRNLFGRYSSQRMKDWQEIVALYEKENTYLAELASLLVRSISYEAPALRKQISRCQQAQQDFARREEECQLAAAELRERFYASCKQYGIAGDNVRQELLALVKELPSLLSEIGAGAGALSEAIELYEACVEFVCESSAEPVLPLLRHVGRRGNTTVYEWRTGLEPVRVERPEVQEVPEQPKEDEIDWGDFTLEPSGATDGAAAGGGAQDEIDWGIALEPSPQQDDGIDWGDGESDGAQILVLEAGTNVPEGVACGSDALTLLEHAETRNQFIDELMELELFLAQRLVEMEEEADFLAASQFQLAPAALQGQTSARVGSLLASTRALLGQLGTRRMQHLFTILASPRYVDRVSELLQQKLRQAELLLAKREALSQKRQEALAEQGALEPKLDRLLERTGELQRLIEADISKRYGGRPVNLMGISL
- the PRR15L gene encoding proline-rich protein 15-like protein translates to MAESHSWWKLTFLRKRKSMPQVLYDSPDVHAGDGPEGSGEGGTPEFAARLEKIVDKSSKGKHVKVSNSGRFKEKKKVRATLADNPGLCTGSEREEK